In the genome of Rhizobium sp. NXC24, one region contains:
- a CDS encoding acetyl-CoA carboxylase biotin carboxylase subunit family protein, producing MATRALILVEGHRANGPLYIQAAHHLGLHPITLSADPAQYDYLMAESIDAVRVDTGNLDALIRECTRRKTTHDIVGITGFTGLEESLYVTVANLCRHFDLPGPSPSSIEACCDKFTQRHILANAGIPVPAYRLATEVADVEIAAAEIGLPVIIKPAVGSGSSGVRLCRNLDELAEHTAYLLGGGHSWTSAPRILVEEFAQGPYYSADTMGNKVVAIGTANFMSLPNFVVSKCIFPAPLSDDEYERLAELSLSCLRTLSLYWGPANIEFRWTKRGPVVIEVNPRLPGWTTPRLIHLAYGVDLITEHIKLMIGTECDLRPRYLHTAAVQNLVPDRDGILDWIDGGSQAAAVPGISEVKFYVKANTPIVRRGDYLDSIGHVIAASPTHTRTDAILQRAVDLIGWSITSGITSDERK from the coding sequence ATGGCAACAAGAGCACTCATCCTGGTTGAAGGTCATAGGGCTAATGGTCCGCTGTACATCCAAGCGGCCCATCATCTCGGTCTTCACCCCATTACCTTGTCGGCTGATCCTGCTCAGTACGACTATCTTATGGCGGAAAGCATTGACGCTGTTCGTGTCGACACAGGTAATCTTGATGCATTGATCCGTGAATGTACCCGGCGAAAAACAACGCATGACATAGTTGGCATTACCGGTTTTACCGGCCTCGAAGAGTCGCTGTACGTAACAGTTGCCAATCTCTGCCGGCACTTCGATCTACCGGGACCGAGCCCCTCATCGATTGAAGCCTGCTGTGACAAATTCACGCAACGTCATATCCTGGCGAATGCTGGCATTCCAGTACCTGCTTATCGCTTGGCAACAGAGGTTGCGGACGTAGAAATCGCTGCCGCTGAAATTGGCCTGCCGGTGATTATCAAACCAGCCGTAGGCAGCGGCAGCAGCGGTGTCCGTCTGTGCCGCAATCTCGATGAGTTGGCCGAACACACGGCTTATCTGCTGGGTGGGGGGCACAGTTGGACGTCGGCTCCGAGGATACTGGTCGAAGAATTCGCACAAGGCCCATACTACAGTGCCGATACAATGGGTAATAAGGTCGTTGCGATTGGCACAGCTAATTTCATGAGTCTGCCGAATTTCGTGGTCAGTAAGTGCATCTTCCCGGCGCCGCTAAGCGATGACGAGTATGAACGTCTCGCCGAACTTTCACTAAGCTGTTTGCGAACTCTCAGCCTTTACTGGGGCCCAGCGAACATCGAATTCCGATGGACCAAGCGTGGTCCAGTCGTTATTGAGGTCAATCCGCGCCTGCCAGGTTGGACCACTCCGCGATTAATTCACTTGGCTTATGGTGTCGATCTCATCACCGAGCACATCAAGCTTATGATCGGGACAGAATGTGATTTGCGCCCACGGTATTTGCACACTGCTGCAGTGCAGAACCTGGTTCCTGATCGCGATGGGATTCTAGATTGGATCGATGGCGGCAGTCAGGCTGCTGCTGTGCCGGGCATCTCCGAGGTCAAATTCTATGTCAAAGCCAATACTCCTATCGTTAGGAGAGGTGATTACCTAGACTCGATCGGACACGTCATTGCGGCTTCGCCCACCCACACTCGGACCGATGCCATACTTCAGCGCGCCGTCGATCTAATCGGTTGGTCGATTACATCGGGTATAACATCAGACGAACGGAAGTAG
- the proB gene encoding glutamate 5-kinase produces the protein MTAIASVVLSARRLIVKIGSALIADGETGDIRGPWLETMIEDVVRFFARGQQVIIVTSGAVAIGSRHFKQVDSPLRNEERQAAAAIGQVRLMLAFEQSLKHHGYGLGQLLLTDEDLSNPHRALNVRSAVQKLLKVGAVPIVNENDPVATAWTRVGDNDRLAAGVAQLVQADILILLSNVDGLFTEDPHDNPLAHLITKVRCITPEIEAMAGHTTSRNSSGGMLTKLMAAKIAMEAGCDMIIAKGSNSYPLAAVENGGPSTWFVPFARDRTNRNMCANNLPEP, from the coding sequence ATGACAGCAATAGCGAGCGTGGTGCTGTCGGCTCGCCGGCTAATCGTGAAGATTGGCTCTGCACTAATTGCTGATGGAGAGACGGGCGACATTCGCGGCCCCTGGCTTGAAACGATGATTGAAGATGTCGTCCGATTTTTCGCACGTGGGCAGCAGGTGATCATCGTCACCTCCGGTGCTGTCGCGATTGGATCACGTCACTTCAAACAAGTGGACAGTCCTCTGCGAAATGAGGAGAGACAAGCGGCGGCAGCGATCGGTCAGGTTCGCCTCATGCTTGCGTTTGAACAGAGCTTGAAACATCATGGGTATGGCCTAGGGCAATTGCTATTGACAGACGAAGATTTAAGCAATCCGCATCGCGCCCTCAACGTGCGGTCCGCTGTCCAGAAACTCCTCAAAGTTGGAGCTGTACCCATTGTCAACGAGAACGACCCCGTCGCGACGGCCTGGACCCGTGTTGGCGATAATGATCGGCTAGCCGCAGGAGTCGCACAGCTGGTGCAGGCAGACATTCTCATTCTGCTTTCCAACGTGGATGGGCTCTTCACGGAAGACCCGCACGACAACCCGTTGGCCCATCTGATCACCAAAGTGCGATGCATCACCCCCGAGATAGAGGCCATGGCGGGTCATACCACCTCTCGCAATAGTTCAGGTGGAATGCTGACAAAGTTGATGGCAGCAAAGATTGCCATGGAGGCTGGGTGCGACATGATCATTGCGAAGGGAAGCAACTCTTACCCACTTGCCGCCGTCGAGAATGGTGGGCCATCAACATGGTTTGTTCCGTTCGCAAGAGACCGGACCAACCGCAACATGTGTGCGAACAATCTCCCAGAGCCTTAA
- a CDS encoding acetyl-CoA carboxylase biotin carboxylase subunit family protein yields MRRKALILIEGNGHGTGLQYVQAAQCLGLVPITLSADPTQYDYVAAEGMEAARVDTNNLHALIQECSRLRETFEIGGITSAEEKVYAMVGKLCQHFDLAGPNSDSIERCCDKFNQRQLLAEAGVPIPAYRLATNAAEVENAAAEIGLPVVLKPAVGGIGGIGVRMCRNADELAEHATHLLDGGHIWRSSPRILVEEFVQGPFYEADTMGNEVIGISTADFDCLPYFLFRESIFPALLTDDEQERIKSLSLSCLQALSLGWGPTNIELRWTTRGPVVIEVNPRIAGGTSPRRIQLAYGVDLVTEHIKLAVGAKWDLRRKYLQTAAVRYLLPDRDGILDWISGDSRAAAVPGVVEVKLFAEPKMPIVRKGDYRDRIGYVIAASPSFAETKAILQHSVDLIDWSIIPFRGRNERATLLPPPAPSSSR; encoded by the coding sequence ATGAGAAGAAAAGCCCTCATTCTGATCGAAGGTAACGGACACGGTACTGGTCTACAATACGTCCAAGCGGCCCAATGCCTCGGGCTTGTTCCAATTACCCTCTCTGCGGATCCAACTCAGTACGACTATGTTGCCGCGGAAGGCATGGAGGCAGCCAGGGTCGATACAAACAATCTCCATGCGCTGATCCAGGAATGCTCGCGATTGCGTGAAACCTTCGAAATTGGCGGCATCACGAGCGCTGAGGAAAAGGTCTATGCGATGGTCGGCAAGCTATGCCAACATTTCGATCTGGCCGGGCCAAACTCTGACTCAATTGAACGATGCTGCGACAAATTCAATCAACGTCAACTCCTCGCCGAAGCCGGCGTTCCGATACCTGCTTATCGTTTGGCAACGAATGCGGCAGAGGTCGAAAACGCTGCCGCGGAAATTGGCCTTCCCGTAGTCCTCAAGCCAGCCGTTGGCGGCATTGGCGGCATCGGCGTTCGAATGTGCCGCAACGCCGACGAATTGGCCGAACATGCAACGCATTTGTTGGACGGGGGGCACATATGGCGGTCTTCTCCGAGGATATTAGTAGAGGAATTCGTTCAAGGCCCATTCTATGAAGCGGACACGATGGGTAATGAAGTCATTGGAATTAGTACCGCCGATTTCGATTGCCTTCCGTATTTTCTATTTCGGGAAAGCATCTTTCCCGCGTTGCTGACTGATGACGAGCAAGAGCGAATCAAAAGTTTGTCGCTGAGCTGCTTGCAGGCTCTCAGCCTAGGCTGGGGCCCCACGAATATTGAATTGCGGTGGACGACGCGTGGTCCAGTCGTTATCGAGGTTAATCCGCGCATCGCGGGCGGAACCTCGCCTCGGCGGATCCAGCTGGCTTACGGAGTCGATCTAGTTACTGAGCACATCAAACTTGCCGTTGGCGCGAAATGGGACTTGCGAAGAAAGTATTTGCAGACTGCGGCTGTACGATACCTTCTTCCTGATCGCGACGGCATCCTCGATTGGATTAGTGGCGATAGTCGGGCGGCGGCCGTGCCGGGTGTGGTCGAAGTTAAATTGTTTGCTGAACCCAAGATGCCGATAGTTAGGAAAGGCGACTACCGAGACCGCATCGGCTATGTGATCGCCGCTTCACCGAGCTTTGCTGAAACCAAGGCAATACTTCAACATTCAGTCGATTTGATCGATTGGTCGATCATACCATTTCGTGGTCGGAACGAACGAGCTACGCTTTTGCCCCCACCAGCACCCAGTAGTTCTAGATAA
- a CDS encoding transposase: MDLTNDLTGHFSRMEIVDSGRRRRFTDEAKLAIVAESYNSPRQVTATAQRHGITRWQLNAWRRAAREGRLVPRSANGFVPAIVVAEPDVANTPPAATVAVPPSVTAPGRMEVVSANGRRVIVGRDVDVDVLLRLICGLETLR; the protein is encoded by the coding sequence ATGGACTTGACGAATGATCTCACCGGGCATTTCAGCCGGATGGAGATTGTCGATAGCGGGCGTCGTCGGCGTTTCACGGATGAAGCGAAGCTGGCGATCGTGGCTGAGAGTTATAACAGCCCGCGACAGGTGACGGCCACGGCGCAGCGTCATGGGATCACGCGCTGGCAGTTGAATGCCTGGCGCAGGGCCGCGCGGGAAGGACGGCTTGTCCCGCGCTCGGCGAACGGATTTGTTCCAGCGATCGTAGTTGCCGAGCCTGATGTTGCGAATACGCCACCTGCGGCGACTGTCGCTGTGCCGCCTTCTGTCACCGCGCCCGGTCGCATGGAGGTGGTGAGTGCGAACGGCCGGCGTGTGATCGTCGGTCGGGATGTCGACGTGGACGTCCTGCTGCGGCTCATTTGTGGTCTGGAGACGTTGCGATGA
- the tnpB gene encoding IS66 family insertion sequence element accessory protein TnpB (TnpB, as the term is used for proteins encoded by IS66 family insertion elements, is considered an accessory protein, since TnpC, encoded by a neighboring gene, is a DDE family transposase.), whose protein sequence is MGTGVKVWLATGHTDMRCGFPSLALRVQEVLKHDPLGGHLFCFRGRRGDLVKLIWHDGQGACLFTNDRRLYYTSFLAS, encoded by the coding sequence ATGGGAACGGGGGTCAAGGTGTGGCTGGCGACGGGACATACAGACATGCGGTGCGGCTTTCCTTCGCTGGCCCTTCGGGTGCAGGAGGTGTTGAAGCATGACCCTCTGGGCGGTCATCTGTTCTGCTTCAGGGGTCGACGAGGTGATCTGGTAAAACTAATTTGGCATGACGGCCAAGGCGCCTGCCTGTTCACGAACGATCGGCGTTTATACTACACCTCTTTCCTCGCCAGTTGA
- a CDS encoding recombinase family protein, which translates to MGSGADSNSKHPARADLPIVNCLAAARRAQRRCSRPCDNRHEHQRSEITMNVHLKVQPHHLERGAYLYIRQSSMRQVVENVESARRQYALRGRAVALGWRDEQIIVIDNDQGESGASAAWREGFQRLVSDVGMGHAGIVMGLEVSRLARNNADWQRLLEICALADTLILDEDGVYDPASFNDRLLLGLKGTMSEAELHVIKARLRGGILNKVRRGEFRCLLPTGLVYDHFGNVTLDPDMQVRETIIHFFEMFSRLGSASQTVKVFRNEGLLFPSRLHNGGTLFRPLTASTAMRVLNNPRYAGAYTYGRRQFRRTIDGKKTLRARDIDDWPACIPDAHPGYISWERHQENLKILKANGRGFEAARASIPREGPALLQGRAVCGQCGSHLRVRYAARRGRQEAWYICNRARIYRGEPMCQSIAGPPVDEAIGMLIAEQMTPAAVELVLEVRKEIQARHEEADRLRCRAIERAQTEAELAQRRFMLVDPSNRLVADTLEGEWNEKLRTLASAREERERGREHDQFILDKAVHERLVAMTADFNQLWKDPDTPSRERKRLLAHIIEDVTLLKLPAEGTTKLHVRFKGGKIQTLTTMNPKSSPQQIKTKPSIIELVDRLLDDYIYPEIAEILNEQGHRPGGTARRGCQDARFTPLKVAYLIHEYKLRSRYDRLRQRGMLTRQEAAAHLNISEQTVARWAKFGLITRHAYNGHYSLYEIADGDLPQKQCSRWNPLEDRAAAYRQMQTEPRTSTGEERGVV; encoded by the coding sequence ATGGGCTCAGGCGCTGACAGCAACAGCAAGCACCCCGCGAGAGCAGATTTACCAATCGTCAATTGCTTGGCCGCTGCACGGCGGGCACAGCGCCGTTGTTCACGTCCTTGCGACAATCGCCATGAGCATCAACGATCGGAGATCACCATGAATGTACATCTCAAAGTCCAGCCTCATCACCTCGAACGCGGCGCCTACCTGTACATCCGCCAGTCTTCAATGCGGCAAGTCGTTGAGAACGTCGAGAGCGCCAGGCGGCAATATGCGCTTCGGGGACGCGCTGTCGCCCTCGGCTGGCGCGACGAGCAGATTATCGTCATCGACAACGATCAAGGAGAGTCCGGTGCATCGGCGGCGTGGCGCGAAGGGTTTCAGCGGCTGGTCAGCGATGTCGGCATGGGGCATGCCGGGATCGTCATGGGCCTGGAGGTCTCCCGTCTGGCGCGCAACAATGCCGACTGGCAGCGTCTGCTGGAGATCTGCGCCCTTGCCGACACCCTGATCCTCGACGAGGACGGCGTCTATGATCCGGCAAGTTTCAACGACCGGCTCCTGCTCGGCCTGAAGGGAACAATGAGTGAGGCCGAGCTGCATGTGATCAAAGCCCGGCTACGCGGCGGCATTCTCAATAAGGTGCGGCGCGGCGAGTTTCGTTGCCTCCTGCCGACCGGGCTGGTCTATGACCATTTCGGCAATGTGACTCTTGATCCAGACATGCAAGTCAGAGAAACGATCATTCATTTCTTTGAGATGTTCTCTCGCCTCGGGTCCGCCTCCCAGACCGTCAAGGTCTTTCGCAATGAAGGCCTATTGTTTCCATCGCGCCTACACAACGGCGGCACGCTGTTTCGGCCGCTGACCGCATCGACGGCGATGCGTGTCCTGAACAATCCGCGCTACGCTGGCGCCTATACCTATGGCCGACGACAGTTTCGACGCACCATCGACGGCAAAAAGACTCTGCGTGCGCGCGACATTGATGACTGGCCGGCCTGCATTCCCGATGCTCATCCCGGCTATATCAGCTGGGAGCGACATCAGGAGAATCTGAAGATCCTCAAGGCGAATGGCCGTGGATTTGAAGCGGCACGAGCTTCAATCCCAAGGGAGGGACCGGCACTGCTGCAAGGCCGGGCCGTGTGTGGGCAGTGCGGCAGTCATCTTAGGGTTCGCTATGCGGCGCGGCGTGGCCGGCAGGAAGCCTGGTACATTTGTAATCGTGCCCGCATTTATCGTGGGGAGCCTATGTGTCAGTCGATCGCCGGGCCTCCCGTCGATGAAGCCATCGGTATGCTGATTGCCGAGCAGATGACGCCGGCGGCCGTCGAACTCGTTCTCGAAGTCCGCAAGGAGATCCAAGCCCGGCATGAAGAAGCAGACCGGCTGCGCTGTCGCGCAATCGAACGCGCCCAAACGGAAGCCGAGCTCGCTCAGCGCCGCTTCATGCTTGTCGATCCTAGTAACCGCCTCGTCGCCGACACGCTCGAAGGTGAATGGAACGAGAAGCTTCGCACGCTGGCCAGTGCCCGCGAAGAGCGCGAACGTGGCCGAGAGCACGATCAATTCATCCTCGATAAAGCTGTCCACGAACGGTTAGTCGCGATGACGGCCGACTTCAACCAGCTCTGGAAAGATCCGGATACCCCAAGCCGCGAACGCAAGCGATTGCTGGCCCACATCATTGAGGATGTCACTCTCTTAAAGTTGCCAGCGGAAGGAACCACCAAGCTTCACGTTCGCTTCAAGGGCGGCAAAATCCAGACGCTCACCACCATGAACCCAAAATCCTCTCCTCAGCAGATCAAGACAAAGCCCAGTATCATTGAACTGGTCGATAGGCTTCTCGACGATTACATTTATCCCGAGATCGCCGAGATTCTAAACGAGCAGGGACATCGCCCAGGTGGAACCGCACGTCGCGGCTGCCAGGACGCCCGCTTTACACCCCTCAAAGTCGCCTATCTCATCCACGAATATAAGCTGCGATCACGATATGATCGACTGCGACAGCGGGGAATGCTGACAAGACAGGAAGCGGCAGCGCATCTCAATATCAGCGAGCAAACCGTCGCCAGATGGGCCAAATTTGGCCTCATCACCAGACATGCCTATAACGGGCACTATAGCCTGTACGAAATCGCCGATGGAGACCTGCCGCAAAAGCAATGCAGCCGATGGAATCCACTCGAAGATCGCGCTGCTGCGTATCGACAAATGCAAACCGAGCCAAGAACATCAACTGGCGAGGAAAGAGGTGTAGTATAA
- a CDS encoding helix-turn-helix domain-containing protein, which yields MSAKYDSKRTKTDVLIEEGTFNPTPEKVRDPKFRGSEFFDPHDAVQVKYEMLRRVSIDKVSVTEASDDYGVSRPTYYQAKVNFDMAGIAGLVPTKPGPRGPHKIDDKVLAFLQAQLAPGEPVRARELAKLLRQELDIELHPRSIERVLKKSSR from the coding sequence ATGTCTGCGAAGTACGACAGCAAGCGCACAAAGACGGATGTCCTCATCGAAGAGGGCACGTTCAATCCCACCCCCGAGAAGGTGCGCGATCCAAAGTTTCGGGGCAGCGAGTTCTTCGATCCGCACGACGCCGTGCAGGTCAAATACGAGATGCTGCGTCGCGTCTCCATCGACAAGGTGTCGGTGACGGAGGCCTCCGACGATTACGGTGTTTCCAGGCCAACCTACTACCAGGCCAAGGTGAACTTCGACATGGCCGGGATTGCCGGATTGGTGCCGACAAAGCCGGGCCCCCGCGGTCCCCACAAGATCGACGACAAAGTCCTGGCATTTCTGCAGGCGCAGCTCGCCCCAGGAGAACCCGTTCGCGCCCGGGAACTGGCCAAGCTGCTCCGCCAGGAACTCGATATCGAGCTTCATCCCAGATCGATCGAGCGGGTTCTAAAAAAAAGCAGCAGGTAA
- the tnpB gene encoding IS66 family insertion sequence element accessory protein TnpB — MRWQWLHSVVRYKKLERGRFIWPNVGGGAVAISAAQLSYLLSGIDWRAPQETWRPTRV, encoded by the coding sequence CTGCGTTGGCAGTGGCTGCATTCTGTTGTGAGGTACAAAAAATTGGAGCGCGGGCGGTTTATCTGGCCCAATGTTGGAGGCGGCGCCGTCGCGATCTCGGCCGCACAGCTTTCTTATTTGCTGTCGGGAATTGACTGGCGGGCGCCGCAGGAAACCTGGCGTCCGACACGGGTTTGA
- a CDS encoding Ldh family oxidoreductase: MSSTQERRRGKPDGKRPSLIVTADRLTRICIALLKAGGASEDEAHAVATGCVNANLAGHDSHGIIAIPGYLNSMKAGDIVPGAEWKIVRESATTAVIDGNWGFGFHVNANAMALAIEKAKNANVAACTVFRQSHVGRLAAYVSMAATAGMIGVAMADSGNLRKYVAPFGGREARLGTNPISIAVPSNLDAPFLLDMATSAAAAGKLQLAVARGEKIPKGWLVDVKGRTTTDPREYSKGGVLLPLGGAEGYKGSGLAAIVEVLSGILSSSGFAIQPSGRENFGCFMAVFNVAAFRPLNEVKKEVSDFAQYLKSAAPSEGSPGVFYPGEIGHLRAQERMRSGIEVENATWEKLRALARGYGLADELDLA; the protein is encoded by the coding sequence ATGAGTTCAACTCAAGAACGTCGGCGGGGCAAACCTGATGGAAAGCGGCCTTCTTTAATCGTGACGGCCGACCGTCTCACTCGCATCTGTATCGCGCTACTAAAAGCTGGCGGTGCTTCGGAGGATGAGGCGCATGCGGTCGCCACAGGCTGTGTTAACGCGAATTTGGCAGGTCATGACTCCCACGGAATCATTGCCATCCCAGGCTATCTCAACAGCATGAAGGCGGGAGATATAGTGCCAGGCGCGGAGTGGAAAATCGTGCGAGAATCCGCCACCACCGCTGTTATTGATGGCAACTGGGGCTTCGGATTTCATGTCAACGCTAATGCGATGGCGCTCGCGATCGAAAAAGCTAAGAACGCGAACGTGGCGGCCTGCACAGTCTTCAGGCAAAGCCACGTGGGACGGCTGGCCGCCTATGTCTCGATGGCGGCAACAGCCGGCATGATCGGAGTTGCGATGGCTGATTCTGGTAACTTGCGTAAATACGTGGCGCCGTTCGGCGGTCGTGAAGCGCGACTTGGCACCAACCCGATCTCGATCGCGGTACCTTCCAATCTCGATGCGCCGTTTCTGCTCGACATGGCAACCTCGGCGGCGGCCGCCGGCAAGCTTCAACTGGCTGTCGCGCGGGGTGAGAAAATTCCTAAAGGCTGGTTGGTGGATGTGAAGGGACGCACCACAACCGATCCTCGCGAATACAGCAAAGGTGGCGTATTGCTGCCGCTTGGCGGAGCCGAAGGCTATAAGGGCAGCGGGCTCGCGGCAATTGTGGAAGTATTATCGGGGATATTATCAAGCTCTGGTTTCGCAATCCAGCCGAGCGGCCGTGAGAATTTTGGTTGTTTTATGGCCGTATTCAATGTGGCAGCCTTTCGACCGCTTAATGAAGTCAAAAAAGAAGTCTCCGACTTCGCGCAGTACCTGAAGTCAGCGGCGCCGTCGGAAGGCTCACCCGGCGTGTTCTACCCCGGCGAGATCGGACACCTGCGCGCGCAGGAACGCATGAGAAGTGGCATTGAAGTCGAAAACGCAACCTGGGAGAAACTGCGCGCACTTGCACGCGGATACGGACTTGCCGACGAACTTGATCTCGCCTGA